The following are from one region of the Sorghum bicolor cultivar BTx623 chromosome 2, Sorghum_bicolor_NCBIv3, whole genome shotgun sequence genome:
- the LOC8083772 gene encoding LOW QUALITY PROTEIN: peroxidase 50 (The sequence of the model RefSeq protein was modified relative to this genomic sequence to represent the inferred CDS: deleted 2 bases in 1 codon) translates to MVACSNLRLLAAAAALAFLALAAAAATVCSAQQQQQLRRNYYASVCPNVESIVRDAVASKYRETFITVGATVHLFFHDCFVEGCDASVVVASTPNSTAAEKDHPVNLSLAGDGFDTVIRAKAAVDAVPRCRNRVSCADILAMATRDAIALAGGPSYAVELGRLDVAVTMDVVTPRVFDNQYFRNLQAGMGLLASDQLLYTDTRSRPIVDALARSSVAFERAFVEAITKMGRIGVKTGAQGNIRRNCAVLN, encoded by the exons ATGGTCGCCTGCAGCAACCTGAGGCttttggcggcggcggcggcgctggcgttcctggcgctggcggcggcggctgccacCGTGTGCtcggcgcagcagcagcagcagctccgtcGCAACTACTACGCGAGCGTGTGCCCAAACGTGGAGTCCATCGTCCGCGACGCGGTGGCGAGCAAGTACAGGGAGACGTTCATCACGGTGGGCGCGACGGTGCACCTCTTCTTCCACGACTGCTTCGTCGAGGGCTGCGACGCCTCCGTGGTGGTGGCCTCCACGCCCAACTCCACCGCCGCGGAGAAAGACCACCCCGTGAACCTCTCCCTCGCCGGCGACGGCTTCGACACCGTGATCCGCGCCAAGGCCGCCGTCGACGCCGTGCCGCGGTGCCGCAACCGGGTCTCCTGCGCCGACATCCTCGCCATGGCCACCCGCGACGCCATCGCGCTGGCCGGCGGCCCGTCCTACGCCGTCGAGCTCGGCCGCCTCGAC GTGGCGGTGACCATGGACGTGGTGACGCCGCGGGTGTTCGACAACCAGTACTTCCGGAATTTGCAGGCCGGGATGGGCCTCCTGGCGTCGGACCAGCTGCTGTACACGGACACCAGGTCCAGGCCCATTGTCGACGCGTTGGCACGGAGTAGCGTCGCGTTTGAACGGGCCTTCGTGGAGGCCATCACCAAGATGGGCCGGATTGGGGTCAAGACGGGGGCCCAAGGGAACATCCGACGGAACTGCGCGGTGCTCAATTGA
- the LOC8054532 gene encoding uncharacterized protein LOC8054532, giving the protein MADDGDAAAKRRRRRSTGMGGMSALPDHLQHEVFSRVGDVKSLFKLAATCRGWLRRFTDRAFLRELCPSPQQGSGLLLGVVVQDKWFNRMDKAMVRARMTTMAALPQQRASSSALAPVFLPALGSPLGPTSRALTSFFIGGGGGTFDYAEPLAARRGIVLLWLAPRTPEEMDCHLLGVCNLVTGDRHVLPPLQCSRNGKLVGCRQVVGYAIITAADESSRNGRPPPRHPWTFSQLLVITQDGDCPLRFGGGAAYLHSYSAATRRWSTPTRCLDRSAFSLVDARSTVDHHGAAHWLCIDDGRLPNARGGGGGDHHLYRLSVDVATASVSLTRLPVRVGGKQLLCVNSDGKLAVASVYPLHVTVWTQPAGAGDDGDGDTTAAAWPRTSFRIAPQQNEDHERWCNSDHGSSSLLALFMGRGVFVLDLDTKVMEKVFILDFNNKTRELAGDAKQYLRCVPYEMDLVEFFTLQLGGIRERLGTTTISETESP; this is encoded by the coding sequence ATGGCGGACGACGGCGACGCGGCTGCTAAGAGACGACGACGGAGAAGCACGGGCATGGGCGGCATGTCAGCTCTGCCGGACCACCTCCAACACGAGGTCTTCTCCCGCGTGGGCGACGTCAAGTCCCTCTTCAAGCTCGCCGCGACATGCCGCGGCTGGCTCCGCCGCTTCACCGACCGGGCCTTCCTCCGCGAGCTGTGCCCGAGCCCGCAGCAGGGGTCAGGCCTCCTCCTCGGCGTCGTCGTACAGGACAAGTGGTTCAATAGGATGGACAAGGCGATGGTGCGGGCGCGGATGACGACGATGGCGGCACTGCCGCAGCAGCGCGCGTCGTCGTCGGCCTTGGCGCCCGTCTTCTTGCCGGCGCTGGGCTCGCCGCTCGGCCCCACGAGTCGTGCCCTCACCTCCTtcttcatcggcggcggcggcggcaccttCGACTATGCCGAGCCCCTAGCGGCGCGCCGCGGCATCGTGCTGCTGTGGCTCGCGCCCCGCACGCCTGAGGAAATGGACTGCCACCTGCTCGGCGTCTGCAACCTCGTCACCGGCGACCGCCACGTTCTCCCGCCGTTGCAGTGCAGCCGGAACGGGAAGCTTGTCGGTTGCAGACAGGTCGTCGGCTACGCGATCATCACAGCCGCCGACGAGAGCAGCCGGAACGggaggccgccgccgcgtcATCCGTGGACGTTCTCGCAGCTGCTCGTCATCACCCAAGATGGAGATTGTCCCCTCAggttcggcggcggcgcggcgtacCTGCACTCGTACTCCGCCGCCACGCGCCGCTGGAGCACGCCCACCAGGTGCCTGGACAGGAGCGCCTTCTCCCTGGTGGACGCCAGATCCACCGTCGACCACCACGGTGCGGCGCACTGGCTGTGCATCGACGATGGCCGTTTGCCCaacgcgcgcggcggcggcggcggcgatcacCACCTGTACAGGCTCAGCGTGGACGTGGCCACCGCGAGCGTCTCCCTGACGAGGCTCCCCGTCCGTGTCGGAGGCAAACAGCTCCTGTGCGTCAACAGCGACGGCAAGCTCGCAGTCGCCTCCGTGTATCCTCTGCACGTGACTGTTTGGACTCAGCCAGCCGGAGCCGgagacgacggcgacggcgacaccACTGCTGCGGCGTGGCCCCGCACTTCTTTTAGAATAGCCCCGCAACAGAACGAGGACCATGAGAGGTGGTGCAACTCGGACCATGGATCGTCGTCGTTGCTGGCGCTGTTCATGGGCAGGGGCGTCTTCGTCCTCGACCTTGACACCAAGGTGATGGAGAAAGTCTTCATCCTCGACTTCAACAATAAGACTAGGGAATTGGCTGGTGATGCTAAGCAATATCTGAGGTGTGTGCCCTATGAGATGGACTTGGTGGAGTTCTTCACGCTCCAGCTTGGTGGCATACGAGAGCGACTTGGAACTACTACTATCTCAGAAACTGAATCGCCATAA